One window of Psychrobacillus sp. FSL H8-0483 genomic DNA carries:
- a CDS encoding response regulator transcription factor → MIRIVIAEDQRMVLGALGSLLDLEEDMEVVGKANNGEEALHLIQQLQPDICIMDIEMPVKSGLDAAEELKEDACKVIILTTFARSGYFERARKAGVNGYLLKDSPSEELANSIRIIMDGRRIYAPELVDIAFEEENPLTERESQVLELIADGKNTKEIASELYITTGTVRNYISVILDKLDVGNRIEAISRFKEKGWFK, encoded by the coding sequence ATGATACGAATCGTCATTGCAGAAGATCAACGAATGGTCCTTGGGGCTCTAGGGTCTCTTCTAGATTTAGAAGAAGATATGGAAGTGGTAGGGAAAGCTAATAACGGGGAGGAAGCTCTTCATTTAATTCAGCAGCTGCAACCTGATATATGTATTATGGATATTGAAATGCCTGTAAAAAGTGGCTTAGATGCTGCAGAAGAGTTAAAGGAAGATGCATGTAAAGTAATTATTTTAACCACCTTTGCTCGGTCTGGTTATTTCGAACGAGCACGCAAAGCTGGCGTAAATGGATACTTGCTGAAAGATAGTCCGAGCGAAGAACTTGCGAATTCTATTCGTATTATTATGGATGGTCGACGTATTTATGCTCCTGAGCTAGTTGATATTGCATTCGAAGAGGAAAATCCTTTAACGGAGCGCGAAAGCCAAGTGCTGGAGTTAATCGCAGATGGGAAAAACACGAAGGAAATTGCTAGTGAACTATACATTACGACTGGTACTGTGCGTAACTATATTTCCGTTATCTTGGACAAATTAGATGTAGGGAATCGAATTGAAGCCATCTCTCGATTTAAAGAAAAAGGCTGGTTTAAATAA
- a CDS encoding sensor histidine kinase: MPKWYQIFPKYPWLSIYAWIVFCIFPFFFIFRSTGPLEIVIGLVLTLLFFIAYRLSFISNGLLLYISVFVEIAISVTMTFLYGYIYFAIFLSFFIGNIQRKVSFFVIYSIHLLVTIVAIIFGFLTQMELFLSHLPFLIICLIGVILLPFNTYNRNQREMLEGQLEDAQKRISQYIIIEERERIARDLHDTLGQKLSLIGLKSDLAGRLIEKNPEAAKNEIHDINQTARSVLKEVRELVTNMRGTKLEDELFRIKQILHAAQITCKISGSPKLLKTPLLVENMLSMCLKEAVTNVVKHSGATSCSISIKQSAKETLIKVYDNGVGIDERKDWSKGHGIRGIKERLEFVNGSLDIYSKNGTIVNIHVPNVIQQTSQGE, translated from the coding sequence TTGCCAAAGTGGTATCAGATTTTCCCTAAATATCCGTGGTTAAGTATATATGCATGGATTGTTTTTTGTATATTTCCTTTCTTTTTTATCTTCCGGTCTACTGGTCCTCTAGAAATTGTCATTGGACTAGTTTTAACTTTATTGTTTTTTATTGCATACCGATTATCGTTCATCTCTAACGGCTTGCTCTTATATATTAGTGTTTTTGTCGAAATAGCCATCAGTGTGACAATGACTTTTCTGTACGGTTATATATACTTTGCTATTTTTTTATCCTTTTTTATTGGAAATATACAACGAAAAGTAAGCTTTTTTGTTATTTATAGTATCCATTTATTAGTTACCATTGTCGCAATAATTTTTGGTTTCCTTACGCAAATGGAATTATTTCTTTCCCATTTACCATTTCTCATTATTTGCTTGATTGGTGTAATCTTACTGCCATTTAACACATATAACAGAAATCAGAGGGAAATGCTGGAAGGTCAATTAGAAGATGCACAAAAACGAATTTCTCAATATATCATAATTGAAGAACGAGAAAGAATCGCACGAGACTTGCATGATACGCTGGGGCAGAAGCTTTCTCTTATTGGCTTGAAAAGTGATTTAGCTGGTAGATTGATTGAAAAAAATCCGGAAGCGGCCAAAAATGAAATCCATGATATTAACCAAACGGCCAGATCTGTTTTAAAAGAGGTTCGTGAACTAGTTACTAATATGCGTGGAACTAAGTTGGAAGATGAACTCTTTCGCATTAAACAGATTTTACATGCAGCGCAAATTACATGTAAAATTAGCGGTTCACCCAAACTTTTAAAAACTCCACTCCTCGTCGAAAATATGCTTAGTATGTGTCTAAAAGAAGCGGTCACTAATGTAGTGAAACATAGTGGCGCAACTTCTTGTTCTATTTCAATAAAACAATCAGCTAAGGAAACATTAATAAAAGTGTATGACAATGGGGTTGGCATTGATGAGAGAAAAGACTGGTCAAAAGGCCACGGTATTCGAGGAATAAAAGAAAGATTAGAATTTGTAAATGGAAGTTTAGATATTTATTCAAAAAACGGCACAATCGTTAATATACATGTTCCTAATGTGATTCAACAAACAAGTCAGGGGGAATAA
- a CDS encoding fatty acid desaturase yields the protein MSREKTLELRKNVKKFENSELKKSIFQIINTIPPFFILWFLAYLSLDVSVWLTVGLSIIAAGFVVRIFIIFHDCTHGSFFKNKKANNITGTVTGIITLFAYEKWKREHNIHHATSGNLDKRGVGDIWMMTVEEYVEASPMKRLSYRLYRNPIVMFGFGPALLFLVSNRVNNKDARPKERNNTYFINISVLVLYSLMIWLIGWQAFAIIQGTILFVAGSLGIWLFYVQHQFEDSYFEDEAEWDYVKAAVEGSSYYKLPRVLQWVTGNIGFHHVHHLSPRVPNYNLEKAHESTPPLQKATTINLRTSLQSIHFRLFDEKNKNFVSFKEIKHLLKNSKDAVKLNAKSSTFEGK from the coding sequence ATGAGCAGAGAAAAAACGCTTGAATTACGTAAAAATGTAAAAAAATTTGAAAACTCTGAGTTAAAAAAGAGTATCTTTCAAATTATTAATACGATTCCACCCTTTTTTATCCTTTGGTTCTTAGCTTACTTAAGTTTGGACGTTTCCGTATGGTTAACGGTAGGTCTATCTATAATCGCAGCGGGATTTGTCGTTCGTATTTTCATTATTTTTCATGATTGCACGCACGGGTCTTTCTTTAAAAATAAAAAAGCCAATAATATTACAGGTACAGTTACTGGGATTATTACATTATTTGCTTATGAAAAGTGGAAACGTGAACATAACATCCACCATGCTACAAGTGGTAATCTAGACAAGCGTGGAGTTGGCGACATTTGGATGATGACGGTGGAAGAATACGTAGAAGCATCTCCAATGAAACGTCTTTCTTACCGATTGTATCGTAACCCAATCGTTATGTTTGGATTTGGGCCAGCATTATTGTTTTTAGTAAGCAATCGAGTTAACAATAAAGATGCTCGACCAAAAGAACGTAACAACACCTATTTTATAAATATTTCGGTACTTGTTCTTTATTCGTTGATGATTTGGTTGATTGGTTGGCAAGCATTTGCAATCATTCAAGGAACTATTCTTTTCGTGGCTGGTTCACTAGGAATTTGGTTATTCTATGTACAACATCAATTTGAAGATTCTTATTTTGAAGATGAAGCAGAATGGGATTATGTAAAAGCTGCTGTTGAAGGAAGTTCTTATTATAAGTTACCACGGGTTTTACAATGGGTAACTGGAAATATCGGCTTCCACCATGTGCATCACTTAAGTCCTCGGGTTCCTAACTACAACCTGGAAAAAGCACATGAATCGACGCCACCTTTACAAAAGGCGACAACGATTAATCTTCGTACAAGCTTACAATCTATTCACTTCCGTTTATTTGACGAAAAAAACAAAAACTTTGTAAGCTTTAAAGAAATTAAGCATTTACTGAAAAACTCAAAAGATGCGGTTAAATTAAATGCAAAGAGCTCAACTTTTGAAGGAAAATAA
- the putP gene encoding sodium/proline symporter PutP → MSTEAYQLTAIIIYMVAMLVIGWYSYRKTSNLTDYMLGGRSLGPAVTALSAGAADMSGWLLMGLPGAIYLSGMGQAWIAIGLTIGAYCNWLFVAPRLRVYTQVSNDSITIPSYLESRLKQSSRLLRVASGLIILLFFTFYVSSGMVAGGVFFESSFGLDYHTGLLVVSGVVVAYTLFGGFLAVSYTDFLQGLLMFLALIAVPIFGLFMTGGIGETIDSIKEVNPTHLSLFAGTTVLGVISTLAWGLGYFGQPHIIVRFMAISSVKETKQARRIGIGWMMLSLGGAIATALVGVAYYQQNPDLSLTSPEAVFIALGQIIFHPFIGGLMLAAVLAAVMSTISSQLIVTSSALVEDLYKAIIKTDASDKTYVNLGRLAVLLVSILAAALAWRENDTILKLVSFAWAGFGASFGPTILLSLYWKKITSAGALSGMIVGAITVVVWGSIDSLTSTLYEIVPGFALALITTVVVSLMTYKPNAEIEKEFDETVRLLNEERK, encoded by the coding sequence ATGTCAACAGAAGCTTATCAACTTACAGCCATCATAATTTATATGGTTGCAATGCTAGTCATTGGCTGGTATTCGTACAGAAAGACGTCAAATTTAACAGACTATATGCTCGGTGGGCGCTCACTAGGTCCTGCTGTAACTGCATTAAGTGCAGGTGCTGCAGATATGTCTGGTTGGTTATTGATGGGATTACCTGGAGCTATTTATCTTTCAGGAATGGGACAAGCTTGGATCGCAATCGGTCTTACAATTGGTGCTTACTGTAACTGGTTATTTGTTGCACCAAGACTACGTGTGTACACACAAGTATCAAATGATTCCATTACAATTCCAAGTTATTTAGAAAGTCGTTTAAAACAGTCATCTCGTTTATTACGTGTGGCATCAGGTTTAATTATTTTGTTATTCTTCACATTTTATGTATCTTCTGGAATGGTAGCAGGTGGAGTTTTCTTTGAAAGCTCATTTGGTCTAGATTATCATACAGGTCTTTTAGTTGTTTCCGGTGTAGTAGTTGCATATACACTTTTTGGAGGTTTCTTAGCGGTAAGTTATACCGATTTCCTTCAAGGTCTACTAATGTTCCTTGCACTTATTGCCGTACCTATCTTTGGTTTGTTCATGACAGGTGGTATAGGTGAAACGATAGATTCCATTAAAGAGGTGAATCCAACTCACTTAAGTCTATTTGCAGGAACAACTGTATTAGGTGTTATTTCTACACTAGCTTGGGGTCTTGGCTACTTTGGTCAACCACATATTATTGTACGCTTTATGGCAATTAGTTCTGTTAAAGAAACAAAACAAGCTCGTCGTATCGGTATTGGTTGGATGATGTTAAGTCTTGGTGGAGCAATTGCTACTGCTTTAGTTGGGGTTGCTTACTATCAACAAAATCCTGATCTTTCTTTAACAAGTCCTGAAGCTGTGTTTATCGCACTTGGACAAATTATTTTCCATCCATTTATCGGAGGTCTTATGCTTGCTGCTGTTCTTGCTGCTGTTATGAGTACGATTTCTTCTCAATTAATCGTAACATCATCTGCTTTAGTTGAGGACTTATACAAAGCAATTATTAAAACAGATGCATCCGATAAAACATACGTGAACTTAGGTCGACTAGCTGTACTATTAGTTTCTATTCTTGCTGCTGCTTTAGCTTGGAGAGAAAACGACACAATCTTGAAACTAGTGTCATTTGCATGGGCTGGTTTCGGTGCTTCTTTCGGACCAACTATTTTACTTTCACTTTATTGGAAGAAGATCACTTCAGCTGGTGCACTTTCAGGTATGATTGTAGGGGCAATAACAGTAGTTGTTTGGGGATCTATCGATTCTCTCACAAGCACATTGTATGAAATCGTTCCTGGTTTTGCACTTGCTTTAATCACTACGGTTGTTGTCAGTCTAATGACATATAAACCTAATGCAGAAATCGAAAAAGAATTCGATGAAACTGTTCGCTTATTAAATGAAGAACGTAAATAA
- a CDS encoding exonuclease SbcCD subunit D — protein MKFFHTADWHLGKLVQGIYMTEEQRFVFNQFLEAIDLEKPDAVVIAGDLYDRAVPPTEAVNLLDDLLAEIVLKRQTPVLSIAGNHDSPGRLNFGSNLMKETGLHIVGQLNKELKSVVLNDEYGEVHFHLVPYADPSQVRYILEDETITTHNQAMKRIVEEINDKMDATKRHVFIGHAFVTPHGQEEENTSESERPLAIGGAEYVDAALFKNFHYTALGHLHQAHYVLNEKIQYAGSPLKYSISEEHHKKGFLMVELDEEGNITVEKRLLSPNRDMRTVEGYMQEILKQPVSEDYVFVKLIDETPILSPMEQVRTVYPNAMHVERKVFQSAVQGREKEQSSRKKIDNFTLFQSFYTEVSGKEPSEETEKLFKEVLTSMMHEEREGGANA, from the coding sequence TTGAAATTTTTTCATACAGCAGACTGGCATTTAGGAAAACTCGTGCAAGGTATATATATGACAGAGGAACAACGATTTGTTTTCAATCAATTTTTAGAAGCAATTGATCTAGAAAAACCAGATGCAGTAGTGATTGCAGGGGATTTGTACGATCGAGCAGTACCGCCGACGGAAGCTGTAAATTTATTAGATGATTTATTAGCGGAAATAGTCTTAAAGCGTCAAACACCTGTTTTAAGTATTGCAGGAAATCACGATAGTCCCGGACGCTTAAATTTTGGAAGTAATCTAATGAAAGAAACAGGATTACATATTGTTGGCCAGTTAAATAAAGAACTAAAATCAGTCGTATTAAATGACGAGTATGGAGAAGTACATTTCCATCTTGTACCCTACGCAGATCCTTCTCAAGTCCGTTATATATTAGAAGATGAAACGATCACCACTCATAACCAAGCAATGAAAAGAATTGTAGAAGAAATTAACGATAAAATGGATGCTACCAAAAGACATGTATTTATTGGACATGCATTTGTTACTCCTCATGGACAAGAAGAAGAAAACACTAGTGAATCCGAGCGACCGCTTGCGATTGGAGGAGCAGAGTATGTAGATGCTGCACTTTTCAAGAACTTTCATTACACAGCACTAGGGCACTTACACCAGGCGCACTATGTCTTAAACGAAAAGATTCAATATGCTGGATCTCCTTTAAAGTACTCCATTTCCGAAGAACATCATAAAAAAGGATTTTTAATGGTTGAACTAGATGAAGAAGGCAATATTACTGTAGAGAAAAGATTGCTCTCTCCCAATCGAGACATGCGAACGGTAGAAGGTTATATGCAAGAAATACTAAAACAGCCTGTGAGTGAAGACTATGTATTTGTTAAATTAATCGATGAGACACCGATTTTATCTCCAATGGAACAAGTTCGAACTGTTTATCCAAATGCGATGCATGTAGAAAGAAAGGTTTTTCAATCAGCAGTACAAGGAAGAGAAAAGGAACAATCGAGTCGCAAAAAAATAGACAATTTTACGCTATTTCAATCTTTTTATACAGAAGTAAGTGGAAAGGAACCATCGGAAGAAACGGAAAAATTATTTAAAGAGGTTTTAACAAGCATGATGCATGAGGAACGGGAAGGAGGGGCCAATGCGTGA
- a CDS encoding SMC family ATPase — translation MKPIQLKMTAFGPYKFTETIDFTELKDNRLFVISGATGAGKTTIFDGISFALYGSGSGEDRRDTKMMRSDFATDETHTAVELIFEIHNRRYRILRQLSHVKKGNKGATGERYEFFEVKETGEVPVVERQIVSEINKKVEEIIGLTQDQFSQIVMLPQGEFRKLLTSQTENKEAILRKIFKTEPYKMISERLRDKKQIAEAELKKEETTRHSYTEQIIASFPRRDSNLFQLIESDNYNTFQLVEALKEETSFYKEKTQLDELAYNEVHRTHASKLGAYHEAKTINERFIELDIKEQRLNNLKEQSEEYARKQHRLVEAERASAIETVENYYVELQQEASNKSKLLEIAKEAVLEAEESARQVEVSYTMEANKKEAREKSVEALIQLNTLLPLFEELETKRNDMLEHEKHTEELNKQVTSKTKLFIEEKAFCSSQKEEVDTLEALVEPLDNKVQQLAILQSQHNMMQQFSANERLLHSLKIEEALQEKLFLEMQEIYRLKESNWMSNQASILASKLIAGEACPVCGSMEHKEISANMHNLTINEDELQHVKKQLSQQESSLLTIRAKKETAQEAFEKMQAQLEEFHVTALEANQLKEDVEKLEEEVTKLRLDKERLAILREPYKANLLKMDKLEQEKNSLETSYQQHKNLFEQVKAVYQSKKSSIPAHIASLQELNDQLIEAKKYKEELENAWDEAQKQQKLVSEAFTRAILSLEHATTASQEASEKREKAHAQFVGALTKAGFDTMELYIAAKMSETDRSALKELCNAYKQALHTLTEQVTEAQEQLKDNVKVELTPLEDELSQLKIAYEVALNVLNSSKEYAKVGLELEEKIVSASTRISILEQQLSRIIDLYDMLRGQNQLKISFERFIQMEYLEQIIHAANERLKHLSNGQYYLVRSERQETHGKQSGLGLDVYDAYTGQMRDVKTLSGGEKFNASLCLALGMADVIQSFQGSIRIETMFIDEGFGSLDEESLNKAIDTLIDLQKSGRMIGVISHVAELKAAIPAILEVDKLKEGYSKTKFVIK, via the coding sequence GTGAAACCGATCCAACTGAAAATGACTGCATTTGGGCCATATAAGTTTACCGAAACAATTGATTTTACAGAGTTAAAAGATAATCGTCTATTTGTTATTTCCGGGGCAACTGGGGCTGGGAAAACAACTATTTTTGACGGAATTAGTTTTGCCTTATACGGATCGGGAAGTGGCGAAGATCGACGAGATACTAAAATGATGCGAAGTGATTTCGCCACAGATGAGACGCATACTGCTGTCGAGCTAATATTTGAGATACACAATCGCAGATATCGCATTTTAAGACAGCTTTCCCATGTGAAAAAAGGAAATAAGGGAGCAACGGGAGAACGCTACGAATTTTTTGAAGTGAAGGAAACAGGCGAAGTGCCTGTAGTCGAAAGACAAATTGTTTCGGAAATTAATAAAAAAGTAGAAGAAATTATTGGGCTAACACAAGATCAGTTCAGTCAGATTGTTATGCTTCCACAAGGGGAGTTTCGAAAATTATTAACTTCTCAAACAGAAAATAAGGAAGCTATTTTGCGCAAAATTTTTAAAACAGAGCCATATAAAATGATTAGCGAGAGATTGAGAGATAAAAAGCAAATAGCAGAAGCTGAGCTGAAAAAGGAAGAAACGACTCGACATAGTTATACCGAACAGATTATTGCTTCCTTTCCAAGGAGAGATTCCAACCTTTTTCAACTGATTGAATCGGATAACTATAATACTTTTCAGCTTGTAGAAGCATTAAAAGAAGAAACAAGCTTCTATAAAGAGAAAACTCAATTGGACGAGCTTGCTTACAACGAAGTGCATAGAACACACGCAAGCAAACTAGGGGCCTATCACGAAGCAAAAACGATAAATGAGCGATTTATAGAGCTAGACATAAAAGAACAGAGACTTAATAACTTAAAAGAACAATCGGAAGAATACGCCAGGAAGCAACACCGACTAGTCGAGGCTGAACGAGCAAGCGCTATTGAAACGGTGGAAAACTACTATGTTGAACTCCAGCAGGAAGCAAGTAATAAGTCGAAGCTACTCGAAATAGCAAAAGAAGCAGTATTAGAGGCAGAAGAATCAGCAAGGCAAGTCGAAGTTTCTTATACGATGGAAGCAAATAAAAAAGAAGCTCGGGAAAAAAGTGTAGAAGCACTTATTCAGTTAAATACATTACTACCTTTATTTGAAGAGTTGGAAACGAAAAGAAACGACATGCTCGAACATGAAAAACATACAGAGGAACTAAACAAACAAGTGACATCTAAAACAAAGCTGTTTATAGAAGAAAAAGCATTCTGTTCATCTCAAAAAGAAGAGGTAGATACGCTGGAAGCGCTGGTAGAACCTTTAGACAATAAAGTACAACAGCTTGCCATTTTACAATCTCAACATAACATGATGCAACAATTCAGCGCGAATGAACGACTTTTACATTCTTTAAAAATAGAAGAAGCGTTACAAGAAAAGCTGTTTCTGGAGATGCAGGAAATATATCGATTAAAAGAAAGCAATTGGATGAGTAATCAGGCGAGTATACTTGCATCCAAACTTATAGCTGGAGAGGCTTGTCCGGTTTGCGGAAGTATGGAACACAAAGAAATAAGTGCAAACATGCATAATCTAACGATTAATGAAGATGAACTACAGCATGTTAAAAAACAGTTATCACAGCAAGAGTCGAGTTTATTAACGATTCGTGCAAAAAAAGAAACGGCACAAGAAGCTTTCGAAAAGATGCAAGCTCAGTTAGAAGAGTTTCATGTAACTGCTCTAGAAGCAAATCAACTAAAAGAGGATGTCGAAAAACTAGAAGAAGAAGTAACAAAACTTCGATTAGACAAAGAAAGACTCGCTATTTTAAGAGAACCTTACAAAGCCAACCTTTTAAAAATGGATAAACTAGAGCAAGAAAAAAACAGTTTGGAAACTTCCTACCAACAACATAAAAACTTGTTTGAACAAGTAAAAGCGGTATACCAATCAAAAAAGAGTTCTATACCTGCACATATTGCATCTTTACAAGAGTTAAACGATCAACTAATAGAAGCTAAGAAGTACAAAGAAGAATTAGAAAATGCTTGGGATGAAGCACAAAAACAACAAAAGCTAGTATCAGAAGCTTTTACAAGAGCAATATTATCTCTAGAACATGCTACAACTGCATCTCAGGAAGCAAGTGAAAAGAGGGAAAAAGCACATGCTCAATTTGTTGGAGCATTAACAAAAGCAGGCTTTGATACGATGGAATTGTACATAGCGGCGAAAATGTCGGAAACAGATCGAAGCGCTCTAAAAGAACTATGTAACGCATATAAGCAAGCTCTTCATACACTTACAGAGCAAGTAACAGAAGCGCAAGAGCAGCTGAAGGATAATGTAAAAGTCGAGCTAACTCCCTTAGAAGATGAGTTATCTCAATTAAAAATCGCTTATGAAGTGGCATTAAATGTACTGAACAGCTCAAAAGAATATGCAAAAGTGGGACTCGAATTAGAAGAAAAGATTGTTTCTGCAAGCACTCGGATTTCTATATTGGAGCAGCAATTAAGCCGCATAATTGATCTGTATGATATGCTGCGAGGTCAAAATCAATTGAAAATATCGTTTGAACGATTTATACAAATGGAATACTTAGAGCAAATAATACACGCTGCGAACGAGCGATTAAAACATTTATCCAATGGTCAGTATTACTTAGTCAGAAGCGAACGACAAGAAACGCACGGGAAGCAGAGTGGGTTAGGCCTAGATGTCTATGATGCTTACACAGGGCAAATGAGAGATGTAAAAACACTATCCGGAGGAGAAAAATTTAATGCATCACTTTGTCTAGCACTTGGAATGGCGGACGTGATACAAAGCTTCCAAGGGAGCATTCGAATTGAAACGATGTTTATCGATGAAGGGTTTGGCTCTTTGGATGAGGAATCACTAAATAAAGCTATTGATACGTTGATCGATTTACAAAAATCAGGAAGAATGATTGGTGTCATTTCACATGTTGCAGAACTAAAGGCGGCAATCCCAGCTATTTTAGAAGTGGATAAGCTAAAAGAAGGGTATAGCAAAACAAAATTTGTCATTAAATAA
- a CDS encoding M48 family metallopeptidase codes for MSLKELTSNRETPYFILSVIFSLFVYILAVASIFGIAILLILLAVLLYANAIMLGSIRGNGIRISEKQFPDVYERVVALSTKMNLKKVPDVFVIHSEGAFNAFATRFLGRNMVVIYSEVFELAREQGDAELDFIIAHELSHVKRRHVWKNIMIMPAQFFPFLSQAYSRSCEYTCDREAAYYIQDGVAAKRALTILGVGKKLYAEVDENAYLEQINSESNVAVWLSEVLSSHPLLPKRIQSVGNFMRVTGTPSYYSNTTKIALGIGALLGIFFAVYMGVIALFAAGTFTYASLFSGSVLDETFSDESDMFTDTSYELTPLMEAVADADDTKVQEIVASGVNLEEQDAEQTTALLLAVYNGYTSIAEILLEAGADPNTSDQYSNALTTALYSEDYELAALLYEFGADPAVLDPEGYSGYNILGVDNDEDFLAILNNE; via the coding sequence TTGTCATTAAAAGAGTTAACGTCTAATAGAGAAACACCCTATTTTATTTTAAGTGTTATTTTTAGTTTGTTTGTATACATACTTGCAGTTGCATCTATATTTGGTATTGCAATTCTACTTATCTTATTGGCTGTTTTACTGTATGCAAATGCCATTATGCTAGGCTCCATTCGTGGGAATGGAATACGTATTAGTGAAAAACAATTTCCAGATGTCTATGAACGTGTTGTAGCTCTTTCCACTAAGATGAATTTAAAAAAAGTGCCGGATGTATTTGTGATTCACTCTGAAGGTGCGTTTAATGCATTCGCAACAAGATTCCTTGGAAGAAACATGGTTGTTATTTATTCGGAAGTTTTTGAACTTGCTAGAGAACAAGGAGATGCGGAGTTAGATTTTATCATTGCACATGAGCTTTCCCATGTGAAACGTAGACATGTATGGAAAAATATAATGATCATGCCAGCTCAATTTTTCCCTTTTCTTTCCCAAGCATATAGTCGTTCATGCGAGTATACTTGCGATCGGGAGGCTGCTTATTATATACAAGATGGAGTAGCAGCTAAACGAGCTCTCACCATTCTTGGAGTAGGGAAAAAACTATATGCAGAAGTGGACGAGAATGCCTATTTAGAACAAATTAATTCGGAGTCAAATGTTGCAGTATGGTTGAGTGAGGTACTATCAAGCCACCCACTTTTACCAAAACGAATTCAATCTGTTGGCAATTTTATGCGAGTGACTGGTACGCCTAGTTACTATTCAAACACAACAAAAATTGCATTAGGTATAGGTGCGTTACTCGGAATTTTCTTTGCAGTATATATGGGGGTTATTGCTCTTTTTGCGGCTGGGACATTCACTTATGCAAGTCTCTTTTCTGGGAGCGTTTTAGATGAAACCTTTTCTGATGAATCTGACATGTTTACAGATACTTCATATGAGCTAACGCCTTTAATGGAGGCAGTGGCGGATGCAGATGACACAAAAGTTCAAGAAATTGTTGCAAGTGGAGTAAACTTAGAAGAACAAGATGCTGAACAAACGACTGCGCTTCTTCTCGCTGTATATAATGGCTATACTTCTATAGCAGAAATTTTATTGGAGGCTGGAGCTGATCCTAATACTTCGGATCAATATTCAAACGCTTTAACTACTGCATTATATAGCGAAGACTATGAATTAGCAGCGTTACTGTATGAATTCGGTGCAGATCCAGCAGTTTTAGACCCTGAAGGTTATTCTGGCTATAACATTTTAGGCGTTGATAACGATGAAGACTTTTTAGCAATACTTAATAATGAATAA
- a CDS encoding ABC transporter permease, with amino-acid sequence MRDEKGLVLYDPYETEQQEWKKQQVKERAKQLLTIISPIFILLLWEFCSRTGILDIRFFPPPSAIVSTFLELAANGLLWTHISVSLYRIAVGFLLGVIPGVIIGLLMGLYAPIRHFISPIVMAFMPIPTLALMPIIIILFGIGDFSKVVTIAGSVFFPVVINTVAGVMNIDRVHLDVAKNYGASPKDFFLKIAFPGALPVMLEGIQMGQAIALLTIVAAEMMGATSGIGYLIWTSYKAFMLKEMFVGLVLISFFGFLFSLFLRGLQKKIVPWR; translated from the coding sequence ATGCGCGATGAAAAAGGGCTCGTACTCTACGATCCTTATGAAACGGAACAACAGGAATGGAAGAAGCAACAAGTAAAAGAAAGAGCCAAACAACTACTAACCATTATCTCTCCTATATTCATTTTATTGCTTTGGGAGTTTTGTTCTCGAACAGGTATACTCGATATTCGATTTTTCCCCCCGCCTAGTGCAATAGTATCTACATTTCTCGAGTTGGCAGCAAATGGTTTGTTATGGACACATATATCTGTTTCTTTATATAGAATTGCAGTTGGATTTCTACTGGGTGTGATTCCGGGGGTAATTATTGGGTTACTGATGGGGTTGTACGCACCAATTCGACATTTTATATCTCCTATTGTAATGGCTTTTATGCCAATACCTACACTAGCTTTAATGCCTATCATTATTATTCTCTTTGGGATTGGAGACTTTTCAAAAGTAGTAACAATTGCAGGTAGCGTATTTTTCCCAGTCGTCATTAATACTGTAGCAGGCGTGATGAATATAGACAGAGTACATTTAGATGTTGCAAAAAATTACGGTGCCAGTCCAAAGGATTTTTTTCTTAAAATAGCATTTCCAGGCGCACTTCCTGTCATGCTAGAAGGTATTCAAATGGGGCAGGCAATTGCACTTTTAACAATTGTAGCTGCGGAAATGATGGGAGCCACTTCAGGAATCGGGTATTTAATCTGGACCTCTTATAAAGCATTTATGTTAAAAGAAATGTTTGTAGGCTTAGTGCTTATTTCTTTTTTTGGGTTTCTGTTTTCCCTTTTCTTACGTGGGCTACAAAAGAAAATTGTCCCATGGAGGTGA